GGTATGTTGCAGTTATAGTCTGCGCGTAACCGATGATGAAACTCGCTATGATGACTCCGAAGGTGCTGCCGAGACCGCCCACAATGCAGACCGACAATGCATTTATAAGCACGTCATATCCGCTGTCTACCGTAATGGTCCCGAGGGGGAGTATAACAATCGCTGCAAAGGCACAGAGGGAAGAGCCAAGACCCATGCTGAAGCTTGCTATCCGGTCAGGATTAATCCCCAGGGAGAGCGATGTATGCTCTTCCTGGGCAATCCCACGGAAGGCAAGCCCTATCTTTGTATGATGGGTGAAGAGGTAAAGCCCGGTGATGAGGAGTATCCCGAGGACGATGATAAAGAACCTCTGGATGTCCACGTAAGCATCAAATATCTCAACGGAGCCCTTGATGAAAACAGGGAGAGAATACTTGAAACCGATGAAACCGACATAACGGAGAAATTCAAGGATCACAATAGAGATCCCCAACGTTGCTATGACCTCTGAGATCACAAGCCCCCTGATCCTCCTGATGATGAGCTTATAGATAAGCCCCCCGAAGACACCAATGATGATAATAGTAAGGATCGCGGAAAGCGCGTAGGGAAGATCAAGATGGTTTATGAGCGTCCAGGTGAGAAAACCTGATACCACGTATATGGCCCCATAGGCAAAATTTGCCACCCCGCTTATGCCGAAGGTGAGGTTAAAGCCCAGGGCCATGACCGCCAGGACAGCGCTGTTTATGAGGCCGTATACGAGCATATGACTATTTCACCCACGAAGGTTTGATAATCTTTGCCGAGGCAATGGAATCAGGCCATACAACGGCCATTTTTCCTTTTTGCCATTGAAAGACTGCGCCCACGGCAGCGGTTTTCGGGTCATTCCCGAATATAAGCTGATGGCCGCTGTCGAATTTGATCCTGCCCACAACCCCCACCATATCCGTTGCCTCGAGGGCCTTGACGACCTTGTCGGGATCGAGGCTCCCTGCCTTCTCAATAGCATTAACGAGGAGGTAGACCGTGTCGTAGGCCGGAGCGGCCCCATGACCTGACTGGATATCCTCTTTCCACCGCTTTATGTAAGCTTCGGAAAACTTCACTGTCGGCGGATAGGCTTTTATCGGGAAGTAACCGATTTCGAAGACGACATTCATGAGGCCATCGATGTCTTCACCGAAGGTCTTCCACGCATTTGTGCCCATGAGCGGTGATATAAATCCTGCCATCAGGGCAGGAATCTTCATGCTCTTCCACTGTTTGACGAGGATCCCGCTGGTGGGCATGTCAAATATGGGCAGGATGACCTGTACGCCGGCTGCTTTGGCCTTCATGAGACCTGCCGAGAAATCCGAAGCCCCAACCGGGTACTTTTCAAATCCTGCTACGGTCCACCCGTTGCCCTTTAGCCATTTTTCCATCATGGAACCCGTTGCCGTTGCCCACAGGACATCCTGAGTGGCTATAAATACCTTGTTGTACCCGAACTGGCTTGATATATGTTTCATCATGTTCTGCATATATCCGGCAAGATATCTTGAATCAAGACAGTTACGGAAAGAGTATTTGTATTTCTCTTTATCGCTCAAAACCTTTTCCTGGAATTTCGGGGTCATTGCTATGGTCCCGATGTTGATGACCTTGTACTTTGAATAGATATCCATGGCAGCGAGTAGCGCTTCAGACCTGAAATTTCCGACCACCGTGGCATATATCTTCTTATCAAGTATGAGCTTTTCGATGCCGAGCAATGCCTCGGATGTAGGGACTCCCGGCTCACCGTCCCGGATGTCGAGGGCCTCGATCTTCAGGAGCCGTTTTTCAGCGCCTATTTTAACGCCGCCTTTGGCGTTGATCTCCTCGACCGCGAGCTCGGCAGCCTTGTTCCCCTCATATCCCTCGATGAGCTTCAACGATGTAGGTATGCCAAGCAAGATACGCTGCTGGGCTGATGCAGGATACACAGAAAGAATCAACACTGTTGCAAAGAATAAACACAAAACCATCCTTTTCATAATAACCCCCTTACTTTATTTTTCTTTACCGCCTCCCTTTATCATGCCGAAGAGCATGACATTGCGGTAAGCCCTCGCAAGAGAAGGGCCGTCAATTGTTTTCCTGTTCATAAACCACTGGAGGAGGATACCGTTATGGATCGCCAGGATAACGTGGGCATGCAGCAGCGTGTCAAAGGTATCCTCGAACA
This window of the Syntrophorhabdaceae bacterium genome carries:
- a CDS encoding branched-chain amino acid ABC transporter permease, whose protein sequence is MLVYGLINSAVLAVMALGFNLTFGISGVANFAYGAIYVVSGFLTWTLINHLDLPYALSAILTIIIIGVFGGLIYKLIIRRIRGLVISEVIATLGISIVILEFLRYVGFIGFKYSLPVFIKGSVEIFDAYVDIQRFFIIVLGILLITGLYLFTHHTKIGLAFRGIAQEEHTSLSLGINPDRIASFSMGLGSSLCAFAAIVILPLGTITVDSGYDVLINALSVCIVGGLGSTFGVIIASFIIGYAQTITATYLSPHWTIIVSLCAILIILAIKPSGLLGHQKELEERV
- a CDS encoding ABC transporter substrate-binding protein, whose product is MKRMVLCLFFATVLILSVYPASAQQRILLGIPTSLKLIEGYEGNKAAELAVEEINAKGGVKIGAEKRLLKIEALDIRDGEPGVPTSEALLGIEKLILDKKIYATVVGNFRSEALLAAMDIYSKYKVINIGTIAMTPKFQEKVLSDKEKYKYSFRNCLDSRYLAGYMQNMMKHISSQFGYNKVFIATQDVLWATATGSMMEKWLKGNGWTVAGFEKYPVGASDFSAGLMKAKAAGVQVILPIFDMPTSGILVKQWKSMKIPALMAGFISPLMGTNAWKTFGEDIDGLMNVVFEIGYFPIKAYPPTVKFSEAYIKRWKEDIQSGHGAAPAYDTVYLLVNAIEKAGSLDPDKVVKALEATDMVGVVGRIKFDSGHQLIFGNDPKTAAVGAVFQWQKGKMAVVWPDSIASAKIIKPSWVK